The following coding sequences are from one Zalophus californianus isolate mZalCal1 chromosome 15, mZalCal1.pri.v2, whole genome shotgun sequence window:
- the SNCG gene encoding gamma-synuclein → MDVFKKGFSIAKEGVVGAVEKTKQGVTEAAEKTKEGVMYVGAKTKENVVQSVTSVAEKTKEQANAVSEAVVTSVNTVAIKTVEEAENIAITSGVVRKEDLEPAPLQEDKEDKAARAEEKAAEEAKSGGD, encoded by the exons ATGGACGTCTTCAAGAAGGGCTTCTCCATTGCCAAGGAGGGTGTGGTGGGCGCCGTGGAGAAGACCAAGCAGGGGGTGACGGAAGCGGCCGAGAAGACCAAGGAGGGGGTCATGTATGTGG GAGCCAAGACCAAGGAGAATGTTGTGCAGAGCGTGACCTCAG TGGCTGAGAAGACCAAGGAGCAGGCCAACGCTGTGAGCGAGGCCGTGGTCACCAGCGTCAACACGGTGGCCATCAAGAcggtggaggaggcagagaataTTGCCATCACCTCTGGAGTGGTTCGAAAG GAGGACCTGGAGCCTGCCCCCCTGCAGGAGGACAAGGAGGACAAGGCAGCCAGAGCAGAAGAGAAAGCGGCTGAGGAG gccaAGAGTGGAGGAGACTAG